From Coleofasciculus sp. FACHB-T130:
CCTGAAAGAGTTCCAGCACGCTGATGCCGCCGTTGAGCCAGAACGGGAAAAGTGGTAAAGATATGATCCTTAAGTGGTTTCAAAGGGACGTTGCGAATAAACGCGCCCATCTCCAGATTCTCTTCCACCGTCAGCGATGGGAACACATTCGAGATTTGCGGCACGTAGCACATTCCCCGCCGAACAATTTGATCCGACTTTAAGCCAGCAATATTTTCGCCTTTGAAAGTAATTTTGCCTTTATGAGGGTTTAAAAGTCCAAAGATAGTCTTTGCTAATGTTGATTTTCCGGCACCATTAGGGCCAATTACGGCAACTAATTCACCTGGATATATCTTGAAATTCACCCCTTGAAGGATATCCAAATCTTTGACATATCCCGCCCAAACATCTTCAACTTCTAATAAAGGTTCATTAGTCATTCGTTCTTATTTATTATTTAATATTTATTTTTTATGGTTCATGATGTATTGCAATTCCTGCATCAACCATGAACCATGAATAATCAACAATTAGGGTGTTTTTTGCAAATCGGGGCGTTCTTCGGGGACAATTGCGCCTTCCACGGGGCAGACTTGTAGGCAGATGCCGCAGTCAATGCAAGTGGCAAAATCAATCCAGTACCAGTCAGTCCCCTTCGTGTTTTTGCCAGGTCCTTCGTGAATACAGGCAACAGGGCAGGCATCGACACAATCAGCGACGCCTTCGCAGGTATTAGTAACAATCGTATGCGGCACAGTGTTCTCTCTCTTGGGATTGGCAGACGGCTGCTTCTATAGCCTACCAAAGTCTTTTGAAAGCTGATAGCTGAAACGAGACTTTTTAAATGCAAAAGTATGCAAATAAAGGTGAAATTTTGCAAGAAAAATCGCCTCCCCTTTGCGTACCTCTGCGCGTACCTTTGCGTTAAAAAATCTAACTCAGCGTCTCAATTTTAGTAGCACCCTCAGCTTCCACCCAGGCAATGCGACGGATGTGACGGCTACGGGCATATTCTCGCACATCTTCAGGCGATCGCTCCCCTAAATCCATTTCCACTCGTACCAGATGAATCGAATCTCTCAGGGTTTGGGCGTAGGCGAACGCTGCCAGATAGGCTTGGGGAGATGAAGGAACGACTAACCAATCACTCGCGGGCGTTTCGCGGGGCATACCAGCCTTCG
This genomic window contains:
- a CDS encoding ABC transporter ATP-binding protein, producing the protein MTNEPLLEVEDVWAGYVKDLDILQGVNFKIYPGELVAVIGPNGAGKSTLAKTIFGLLNPHKGKITFKGENIAGLKSDQIVRRGMCYVPQISNVFPSLTVEENLEMGAFIRNVPLKPLKDHIFTTFPVLAQRRHQRAGTLSGGERQMLAMGKALMLEPTLLLLDEPSAALSPLLVNNVFEQIQAINQTGKAIVLVEQNARKALGMAHRGYVLDTGRDRFTGPGSELLNDPKVGELYLGAGKAH
- a CDS encoding 4Fe-4S dicluster domain-containing protein, whose product is MPHTIVTNTCEGVADCVDACPVACIHEGPGKNTKGTDWYWIDFATCIDCGICLQVCPVEGAIVPEERPDLQKTP